Sequence from the uncultured Flavobacterium sp. genome:
AAGAGCTGTTTTTATTGCTGCCGGAACAGCGTCTACTTCTTTATAATCATCCTGAACATTTACTGATCGTAGCACTGTGTTGGTTACGATACTATTTCCTGCTTGCATTGACAAACTTCCTAAAACGATAGCTGCCGATAAGATTAACTTTTTCATAGTGATATTTTTTAAGGGTTAGCCCTGATTTTTATTATTTTTTGATCCAAGATCCATCTGCGTTCGCATAAAGAGAACCTACTTTGTCTCCTACTGTAACACTTAATTTATATTCTGAACTTGCATTTTTGAATGCTTTTGATAGAATTGCGTCCGGATATGCTTTTTTAAGAGCATCAGTTACTGCAACTGGAACTTCTTCTAACTTAATTTCAGTGTATTCCTCTTGAATTGAGATTGTTTTTACGATTGTATTTGAAATTGGAGAAGTTGATGCAAATGATGTTAAACCTCCCAAAACGATTGCGGCTGATAAAAATAAATTTTTCATGATAGTTGTAATTTAGTGTTGTTAATTTGAGTCTGATATTGCTAATTTGAATCTTCACGAGAATCGATTTAGATTAATTATTTGATTATTTTTTAATCCAAGATCCATCTGCATTAGCAAAAAGATTTCCTACTTTGTCACCAACTGTTACGTCTAATTTATATTCTGATTTTTCGTTTTTATATGCTTTTGTAATAACTGCTGTTGGATATGCTTTTTTCAAAGCTTCTGCAATTGGAGCTGGTAATTCTTCCAATTTAATTTCTGTGTATTCGTCTGAAACTACAATAGATTTTACAATAGTATTTGTTATTGGAGCTGTTGAAGCGAATGAAGTTAAACCTCCTAAAACAATTGCGGCTGATAAAAATAGATTTTTCATAATAGTATATTTTAATTATTTAATAGTTTGTTTACGCTTTAGGTAATGAAATTATTATGCCGTTACTTAAATATGACGTGCCAAAACCATTAAATCCTTATAAAACAAGACTTTAATTAAAAATTACTATTGTTTAAAATTACAAAAAAGTGTGTAATGTGTTCGAAAAGTGTGTAAAAAATATACACTAAAAGTGTATACATGATGTATTTAACAATAAAACCCGATAAGATTTAAAGTGTATCAGGTCAGTTTACAAAATAATCATTCCGTAGGAATGTCTCGTTGGTAGATTAGATTTTGTTCATGGCGATACGTTCCGTAGGAACCTTTGATTAGCAGAAACAGATTCCGTTGTGATTAATTTCAATGAAACAAGTGTCCTTACAGGACACAACGCAAAAAATTGTATTATTTTTTTTTCTACCGATCAAATATTCCTGCGGAATATTAAATAGCTTAACATACAATTTGATATCGACTAGATAAACGACAAAACCATATATAACAAAAAAGGCTGTCAAAATTGACAGCCTTTTTATAATTATTCTATTGGATTCATTTTAAAAGTATCCATAAATGCAGTTGTATAATCTCCTGCAATATATCTTGGATCATCCATTAATTGTCTATGGAAAGGTATTGTAGTTTTCACACCTTCGATAACGAATTCATCAAGAGCTCTACGCATTTTACTAATAGCTTCTTCACGAGATTGTGCTGTAGTAATTAACTTAGCGATCATTGAATCGTAATTTGGCGGAATACTATAGCCTGAATAAACGTGAGTATCTAAACGAACTCCGTGTCCACCTGGCATATGAAGCGTAGTAATTTTTCCTGGTGAAGGGCGAAAATCGTTATAAGGATCTTCAGCATTAATACGACATTCGATTGCGTGTAATTGTGGTAAATAGTTTTTTCCTGAAATTGGAATTCCGGCAGCAACCATAATTTGCTCACGAATCAAATCATAATCAATAACTTGTTCTGTGATTGGGTGCTCAACCTGAATACGTGTATTCATTTCCATGAAATAGAAGTTTCTGTGTTTGTCCACTAAAAACTCTACTGTTCCAGCTCCTTCGTACTTAATGAATTCCGCCGCTTTTACAGCAGCTTCTCCCATTGCAGCACGCAATTCGTCTGTCATGAATGGTGAAGGTGTTTCTTCAGTTAATTTTTGATGACGACGTTGTACTGAACAGTCTCTTTCAGAAAGGTGACATGCTTTTCCGTATGAATCTCCAACAACCTGAATTTCGATATGACGTGGCTCTTCGATAAGTTTCTCCATGTACATTCCGTCATTTCCAAATGCAGCAGCAGCTTCCTGACGTGCACTTTCCCATGCTTTCAATAATTCATCTTCTTTCCATACAGCACGCATTCCTTTTCCACCACCACCAGCGGTAGCTTTAAGCATAACTGGGTAACCAAATTCTTTAGCTAATTTTTGTGTTTGTTCGAAAGATTCTAATAATCCGTCAGAACCTGGTACACATGGAACTCCTGCAGCTTTCATTGTAGCTTTTGCAGAAGCTTTATCTCCCATTTTATCAATCATTTCAGGAGCGGCACCAATAAATTTGATTCCGTGCTCTTGACAAATTTTTGAGAATTTAGCATTCTCAGAAAGAAATCCATATCCTGGATGTATTGCGTCTGCGTTTGTAATTTCTGCAGCAGCAATAATATTTGACATTTTCAAATACGATAAGTTACTTGGAGGGGGACCAATACAAACCGCTTCATCAGCAAACTTAACATGTAAACTCTCCGCATCGGCTGTAGAGTAAACTGCTACAGTTTTGATTCCCATTTCCTTACATGTACGAATTACACGAAGTGCAATTTCTCCTCTATTCGCAATTAATATTTTTTTAAACATCTTATTTTAATTAGATAATTAGACAATTTGATAATTAGATAATTTTAGATGATTAACAAAATTTCGATTGTGAATCCTTCTAAAATCTAAAATCTAAAATCTAAATTTATTTATGATGGATCAACTAAGAATAAAGGTTGGTCAAATTCTACAGGAGACATATCGTCAACAAGAATTTTTACAATTTTACCTGAAACTTCTGATTCAATTTCGTTGAATAATTTCATTGCTTCAATTACACAAAGAACATCACCTTTTGCAATAGTACTTCCTACTTCAGTGAAAACTGGTTTGTCCGGAGATGGTTTTCTATAAAAAGTTCCAATAATTGGAGATTTTATAGTAATGAATTTAGAATCTTCAGCTGGAGCTGCCGCTTCACTATTTACATTTACAACAACCGGAGCAGTTTGTTGTGGAGCAACTGCTTGAGGCAACGCAGCCTGAGCTGGCAATTGTTGTACATAAGTCGTTTCAGTTACATTTCCTTCTAAAGTAGTTCTGATAGTGATTTTTACATCATCCATTTCTAACTTTACTTCTGCAACTCCCGAATTTGCTACAAATTTAATTAGGTTTTGAATTTCTTTTAAATCCATAATGATTTGATTTTAGTTTTAATTTATTTCTTATCGTAAGCCCATTTTAGGTAAATAGATCCCCAAGTGAATCCACCACCAAAAGCAGCAAAAATAATATTATCTCCTTTTTTAAGTAGGTGTTCAAAGTCATTTAACACTAAAGGCAAGGTTGCTGAAGTGGTATTGCCATATTTTTCAATATTCACTAATACTTTTGAATCTTCAAGCTCCATTCTGCTAGCAGTAGCATCTATAATACGTCTATTAGCCTGATGTGGCACTAACCAGTTAACATCTTCATTAGTCAAATTGTTTCTTTTTAGAATCAATTCGCTTGCATCAGCCATATTGGTAACAGCAAATTTAAAAACGGTTTTTCCGTCCTGAACAATATTGTGTAATTTATTTTTTACGGTCTCTTCAGTAGTTGGTATTAGAGAACCTCCGGCAGATATTTTAAGAAAATCGCGTCCTACACCATCGCTTCGTAAGTATTCGTCTTGTAAGCCTAAGCCTTCATAATTTGGTTCGAATAAAACAGCTCCTGCTCCATCTCCAAAAATAATACAAGTTGCTCTGTCTGTATAATCTACAATTGATGACATTTTATCAGCACCAATTAATAATACTTTTTTGTATCGTCCTGACTGCACATAAGCTGCAGCAGTAGACATACCATATAAGAAACTTGAGCACGCCGCTTGCAAATCATATGCAAATGCATTTGTGGCGCCAATTTGTGTTGCAACAAAAACTCCTGTAGAAGCCACAGGCATATCTGCAGTAGCTGTTGCCATTATAATCATATCAATCTCTAACGGATCAATATTAGCTTTTGCTATTAAATCCTGTGCTGCTTTTATAGCAAGAAACGATGTTCCTTTATCAGCATCTTTAAGAATTCTTCTTTCTTTAATTCCGGTACGAGTAGTAATCCATTCGTCATTGGTATCGACCATTGTTTCTAAAACCTTGTTCGAAAGTACAAAGTCTGGAACGTATCCTCCAACAGCGGTAATTGCGGCTGTGATTGTATTCATTATATTCTATTATTTCGTTTCAAACACATAGTATTTGAAAAATTTTTAAAAGACTTGAAAATTACAAAAAAAAACGAAATGAATTTGTATGCATTTTCTTAAAAAAAGAAAATTATAACCAACAAAAAAAACTCTCACTATGTGAGAGTTCTAGTATCATTTACGAAAACGTATTAAGCAACCGCTACAGATTTATCGATAACAACTTGCCCTCTGTAATACATTTTACCTTCATGCCAGTAAGCTCTGTGGTATAAATGTGCTTCTCCAGTAATAGGACATGTAGCGATTTGAGCTACAGTAGCTTTATAATGTGTTCTTCTCTTATCTCTTCTTGTTTTCGAGATTTTTCTCTTAGGATGTGCCATTTTACTATATTATTTATCCGTTAATAGTTTCTTTAATTTGTCCCAACGCGGGTCAATATCTTCTTCTTGTTTACTCTCTTCTTTTACTTCTTTGACTTTTAACTCATTCAGTTTTGATAAAGCTTCACTTTGTAAAGTTCCGTCTTTTACTCCTGGATGAACTCGTTTTAGCGGTACCGAAAGTGCAATCATTTCATAAATGTACTGTATTACATCTATTTCATGCTCTCCGTGTGGCAGGATCAACAACTCTTCGTTATCATTATTGAATTCATCTCCAAAACGAACAATTAATTTCATTTTCCCTTTTATAGGAAGATCAAAATCTTCGCCTGTTAGATCACAAGGCACATTTACAGTTCCTTTGTGTTTGAATTCCAACTCTAACATGTTGCTTTTCTTATCTAAAACTAAACCTACTTTGATATCCGAACTTTGAAATTCGTCGTAATCAAAGTTCTCAAAGAACGTGTTACTTATTTGATACTCAAAATGGTGTTTTCCTAGTTTTAATCCTATGAAAGGAATTAAAAATTCTTTTGTTTTGCTCATTTCAACATCAATTTGACCAATCGCTATCTAAAACTCAGATACCTGAATTGGGGTGCAAAGATATAAAATTATTATAAAACTAATAATCTTATTCACCTTTTTTTGTTTATAACTGTTTTTCTTTTATTTTAAGAGGTTTTTTACTAATCTCCTCATACTGATTACGCGAGTTAAAAATATCAATCGCAAGATAAACTGCTTCTTTAAATGAATTAAAATCTGCCATGTCTTTTCCAGCAATATCGTAGGCTGTACCGTGATCCGGCGAAGTTCTTACTTTATTTAAACCTGCTGTATAATTAACTCCTTTTCCAAAAGACAAAGTCTTAAAAGGAATTAACCCCTGATCGTGATAAGTTGCTACAATCGCATCATATTTTTCATATTGACCGCTTCCAAAAAATCCATCTGCAGGAAATGGTCCAAAAACCATTGTTCCGGCATCAAATATTTTCTTTAAAGTAGGCTTCAAAATCAAATCGTCTTCTTTTCCTATAACACCGCCATCTCCAGCATGTGGATTTAATCCTAAAACCGCAATTTTTGGTTTTACAATACTAAAATCCTGAATTAAAGATTTTCTAACGGTTTCGATTTTTCTTGTAATCAATTTTTCTGTCAAATGCGATGAAACTTCACTTAACGGAACATGATCTGTCAATAAACCAACTCTTAGATTATCCTGCACCATCATCATTAATGCATTTCCTTCTAATTCCTGATCCAGATAATCTGTATGTCCCGGAAATTTAAATCCTTCTGACTGAATATTATATTTATTTATTGGAGCTGTAACAAGTACATCAATCGTACCTTCTTTCAAAGCTTTGGTTGCAGCCACAAAAGACTTTATTGCATATTCTCCAATTTTCTCATCATTTTTACCCAAATTAATATCGACACCTTCTTTCCAAAGGTTAAATACATTTACTTTTCCCGGTAAAACCTGATCTAATTTATCAACGCCATGAAATTGAACTGTCGAAGTAAAGCTTTTCTTAACGAAAGAAAGTATTTTGGCGTTTGCAAAAATAACTGGCGTACACATTTCTAACATACGTGAATCCTCGAATGTTTTAAGTATAACTTCGCTTCCAATACCGTTTAAATCTCCAATTGAAATTCCAACAATTATATTTTCTGCTTTTTTATTCATGAGCTCAGCTTATTTATTACTAATTTTGATGTGCAAATTTAGTAAAATAAAACAACAATGTTTACAGGAATTATAGAAACCCTAGGAAGGATTCACGAAATACAGAAAGAGCAAGGTAATCTTCACATAACTGTTGATTCTTCTATCACAAATGAATTAAAAATTGACCAAAGTGTTTCGCACAACGGAATATGCTTAACGGTCGTAGCAATAAAAGATTCGTTTTATACCGTAACCGCTATTGACGAAACTATTTTGAAAACAAATATTGGAGACTGGAAAACCGGAGATATTGTAAATCTGGAAAGAGGAATGAAGCTTGGAGATCGTCTTGACGGACATATTGTTCAAGGTCACGTAGACCAAACTGGAACCTGCATCAAAATCGAAGAAGCAAACGGAAGCTGGAATTACACTTTTGAATACGACAAAAACCTCAGCAACATTACTATAGAAAAAGGTTCTATAACTGTTAACGGAGTTAGCCTTACAGTTGTAAATTCTAAAACAAATGAATTTAGTGTCTCAATTATTCCTTATACGTATGAACATACCAATTTTAAGGATTTTAAAACTGGAACTAAAATAAACTTAGAATTTGATGTAGTAGGAAAATACATTTCGAGACTTTATTCAATAAACAAATAAATCCCTACAATATTTTACATAAAAAAGGCTTCAATTTACATTGAAGCCTTTTTTATTTTATTTCTATATATAAATACCGTTCCTAACGCTAATCCAGCAACCATCAAAAAAACAAGATCCTGATTAATTGGCGCACCATCTACAACTGGCGTACCCGGATCGTCCTGGACTGTATTTGTTTCAGCTCCTCTAGCTGTTGGCGCAGGCATATCCTTTGGCCCAGCATAAGTAAAATCGACCATTAGCAAAACAATAGCTAAAAAAATAGTTCTTATTATTTTCATAATTTTAACATGCTCTAAAACAAGCACAATATATTAAGTTAGACTTGGGGTCTTTTGTTGAAAATTCGCACAAAACCATGGTTTACAGCGACATTCCTTGACAAATGTATAAGTTTTTTGCACAAATACAATGTTTAAAACAAAAAAAAGCCTCATAAAATTATGAGGCTTTTTGTGGTCCCACCTGGGCTCGAACCAGGGACCACCTGATTATGAGTCAGGTGCTCTAACCAGCTGAGCTATAGGACCGGTTTGAGGATGCAATATTACTACTATTTTTCATTCACTCCAAATATTTTGAGACATGATTTGTATTTAATTTCAAATAATAACTGGTCTCAACAAAAAATTAATTGATTTTCAATGTCTTATTTAAAAATAAAATTTTCAAATTTCTTTACTGAATTTCCTGACAAAGCTCAACTAAGACTCCATTTGTGTTTTTTGGATGCAAAAAAACAACCAATTTATTGTCCGCTCCTTTTTTAGGCACTTCATTAATCAATACAAAACCTTCGTTTTTCAATCGTTCAATTTCTGCATATATATCTGTTACGTCAAAAGCAATATGATGAATACCTTCTCCTTTTTTTTCTAAAAACTTAGCAATTGGACTTTCGGGATTTGTTGCCATCAAAAGTTCAATTTTATTTGTACCTGTTTGAAAAAAAGAAGTCAGAACACCTTCACTTTCTACTTTTTCTTCTTTATAGGACGGAACTCCCAAAAGTTTTTCGAACAATACATTTGCATCGTCCATATTTTTTACCGCAATTCCTATATGTTCTATTTTATTTACCATCTCTTTAATATATATTAAGACACCTTTTTAGTTTATTGATTGATATACGTATTAAAATAACCACATTCTGCTATTACATCCTGATAATACTTCGTATCCGAATAGTCTTTTTTCAATGCTTTGAAACCATTCCAAGCAGCAAAATTGACTTTATCATCTTCAACACTCCACCAATTCGTTACATTACTATACTTATTATTATAAAATTCGTTTCGTTCGCATTTTGACAATAAGTAAACACATTTTGCTTTTTGTTCTTTTGTAGTTGCCGCTTCAAATGCTTTTTGATAATACATTTTTGGAAGATCACAATTCGTAATCATCTTTTTCATCGAATCTCTAAAAGAATACGGACTAGAACCATAACCTACAATACTTATTTCGTAAAAAGTTCTGCCGTTTCCAAAATGAGTAATATTATAGAATGCATTTCCTAGCAATAAACTATTCGTAAAAACATCTTCTTTTTGAGCCAATTTATCCTGCATCGCTTTTATTGTAGTTAAAAACTCAAGCTGAGAATATTTCTTTTTTTGATAAGCTGCATGTTCACAATCGTGACAATCCTTAATGTTTCCGTTGAACGGATTTCCTAAAAATTGATAATTCTGAACAGAATCTGTTTGCTGAATAAAAGCAATCGCTTCAGGAATCTTATTTTTAAAAGTTGCCTGAACTGCCTGAAAATTATTAATGTCTTTCAAGTTCAAACTATAAATTCCGGATGCAATTTTCTCGATTTCGGTTTTATTTGGCTTAGCCAAAAAAGTTTTCATGTCCAACAAATTTTTTTCATTATCATAAAATGAATTTCCTCCGCCCCAATAATAAGAATTAGAATGAGAATCTCCACCAAACAATTCCACCATTACAGGATTTGCTTTGGCTTTGTAAAGTGCTGCCAAATAATTCTTGCTCCATGAAACTGCATTTTGATAACGAAACTCCTCTCCTTTGTACGTTTTTGGAATTTCGTAATAAAGCCAATTCAAATCTGCCAGAATTGTTTTCTCATTTTTATCTGTAAGCTTATCAATTTTACTCATATTGTTTACAAAACGAAGCAACCTCAACTGATATGCTGCCAACTCTGTTTTAGGTAAAGTTTTTTCGGCTTTGTCAAAATTAGTATCTGCATTGGCAAAATCTCCTTTTAATGTTTGAAGATATCCCAATGAAATATCCCATAAATAAGGTTTCTCTGTATTTCCTGCAGCTGCAATTTTCGCAACTAAATCAAATGCTTTTTTATCGAATTTAGCTTGATTTTCGGCTCTGTTCTCTGCAACCGTTTGACTGACAGAAGGCGAATTATAATCATCTGGCTTTGTTTTCACCGCAAATGAATTATTAATATTCTGTTCTTGTTTGTTTATTAATCTTGTCAGCAAATAATTCAAATGCTCGCTTTTAGGATCTAATTCGTAGATTTTTTCAATTGCTTGTCTTTCATCTTTATAATATCCATGAACTGCCCAAAGTGCCGCTTTTTCCTTATTGTTTTTGGCCATAGCCAAAGACTTAGTCCAATCAGCTTCGTTTTTTGGATGAAAACTATAAGCCGTAACAACTCTCATTTCCGGACATTTATCAAAAACCAAAGCATACAAATAATTAGAAGTTGCATACTTTTTTTGCTGATAATTAATTCCTGCTACATAAGCTAATGCACGATAATACAACGTATTCTTTGCAACTGAATTCTCGGTTTTATTAAAAAACAAAATCGCTTTTTGTTTGTTATTACTATAAAAATAAGCCTTCATGGTCAAGAACCAATATCTGTTTTTAAGGAATGAATCTGATGTTGTATTGTATACATTTTCGATCGACTGAATCATCTTCAAATCCTTAAAAGTTTTTGCAACAACCGGATCATAACTCCAATATTGGTCTCCAATTGAAACGGTTTCTATCTTTTGAGCCAGATACAAAAACTCTACAAAACTTTTTACTTTAGGATCTTTCAAACTTATTTTCTTTCCCCATTTTAGAGAAGTTTGATTCTCTTTTTTAGTTTTATAGAAAACATGAAGTTGCGTAATTTCGGTTTTGTTTGCCGAAACTTTGTCTTTGTTAGCATAATAATCCTTGATTTCATCTCCAATCAAGAAATGACTTACCGTTGCCGCATCTACTTTGCCTTTCAAGTAATTTTCCCAATCAGATTTTATGTCTTCATTAAATCTTGAATTGTGTTCTCTATCAAATCCAATTCCATAAAAAATAGCGCCTGACAAGAAAAGTGGCGAATAAGATTTATCTGCGAATGTTTCTGGTGTAAAATTTGAATTATAACCAAAATAATCCCAATCGTCACCATCGGCGCAAGCATAAATTATTCCGCAAACCGATAATAAAGCAACGCTAGAAACAAGAAATAACTTGCTCAAAAATATTCTTTTCATAGTTTTTTAAATTGAATTCGTCTAAATCGTAAAATATAATTTCTTTTGGTTTTTGATCCAAATTTTCGTCTAATTCATCTGCCATTTCCAACAGATCTTCTGGCGAAATCTCTTCTATTTTCAGTAAATCATTCTCTTCATAAAATATACCATTTTTATAATTCGATTGTTTTACTTTAAAGAAAATAGCATTTATCTGCTCAAAATTTTGATCTTTTTTAAGTTCGCTCTCGTTTATTTTAGAACGCAAACCAATTACTTTTTGATTCCTGATATGAACTCCCCAGGAATATATTGGCAAAGCCAAATCAAGATGCAACGGATATTTCTTTAAACTTTTGAGATAGCGATCTGCAACTTTTTTATTGTAGATCGAGTTCAAAGAATCCGGCGCAATTGTTCCCATATTATAATACATTAAAACTCCGGAATCAACATTAGGGATTTTTGTCTTCTTGAAATATTTCACTTGGTGCAATCGAATTGTTGCCGAAAGTTTCTTCTGCGAAAGTTTCTTAAATCGTTCAATAAACTTGAGATAATTTTCTTTGCTATTTAAACTCCAATCGCAATCAATTTGAATTTCGTTACATTGAATTTTATTTGTAGCATTAATCTTTTCAACCAATGAAAAAGTTTTTTGCGCTAAATCATCAATATCTAAATCGGGCGACAACATGACTTTATTTTGTATAAAAACGACCGGAACAATATTAAAATTATTCACGTTTTGCTGAAAACGAATTGGACTTAACGGAATTGGCTGTTGATTTTCTGGATTTAAACTAATATCAAAATACCTTATATAGAGTTTATTGACATTATTATCCTTTAGAATTGCGGTTTCTTTTTCGGATAATTTAAAGATGGTTTTCCAATAATAAAAGGCAATTATTGGTTTCTCGTTTTTACAGCAAGCTATCAGTAAAAAAACTAATAAGAACCAGAAAAACCTTTTTATCAAAACTAAGAGAAATTAAATTTAAGCTCAAAAGTAAGAAATTATATCATTCTGACGATTTCAAATTCAAAAAAACAGCACAACCACACTGCTAAATATCCTAATAAATGGATAAAAAGTTTCAATTAAAGCAAATATAATCGTTATTTTGTGCAATCAAATTCAAATTAATTATGTTGAAAAACAACTTTAAATATATTCCTTTTTTACTGCTATTTTTAATGATGAGTTGCGCCAAAAGAGGCAGCATCACTGGTGGATTAAAAGATACTTTGCCGCCTGTTTTAACAAGAAGCACACCAAAAAATTACACTACAGACTTTAAAGGAGATCAATTTGTATTGGAGTTTGATGAATTTATAAAACTAAAAAACTTAAACAAACAGCTGATCATTTCGCCTCCAATGAAACACGAGCCGTTGATTACGCCAACATCTGTAAGTAAAATTATCACGGTAAAAATCAAAGATACTTTACAGCCAAATACGACTTATAGTTTTAATTTTGGTCAAAGTATTGCGGACAATAACGAAGGAAATGCATTAAATCAATTTAAGTATGTTTTCTCGACGGGTCCATATATTGATTCTCTTTCGCTTACCGGAAAAATCAAAGATTCATACAATAAAAATGTCGACAACTTTGTATCTGTAATGCTTTATGAAGCAAATGATAAATACAAGGATTCTGTTATTTATAAGGATCTTCCAAGATATATTACCAATACTTTGGATAGTATGCGTGTTTTTAAATTAGAAAATTTAAAGGCTGGAAAATATATGTTGGTTGCAATGAAAGACAAAGGTGGAAACAATAAATTTAATCCAAAAGATGATAAAATAGGATTCATTAAACATTTTATTACAATACCAAATGATACTGTTTATGAATTGGAATTATTTAAGGAAACACTTCCGTTAAAAATGTTTAAACCTATTCAGGCTTCCGGAAACAGACTTCTTCTTCCATATGATGGGAAACAAAATATAAAACTTCTGAAACCTAAGATTGTTTTAAGAAACAATACCGAAGTTATGGAATCTATTGTAACGCAATTTCCTAAAAAGGACTCTTTGCAGATTTGGTATAAACCTATTAAAGTTGATTCTCTAAACCTACAAGTTACATCTGGCAATTACGACAAGAAATTTTCTTTTAAGATTAAAGATCTAAAAAAAGACACTTTGAATATTACCGCAGTACAAAACGGAACAATAAATTTTAGAGATAGATTTACTTTAGAAAGTGCTACTCCGCTAGTGAAATTTGATAAGTCAAAAATCAAATTGATCAATAAGGATTCTGTCGCTGTTGATTTTACGACTGAATATGATGAATTCGAACAAAAACTATATGTAGATTTCAAGAAATTACCGGTTGAAAAATATCATTTTCAATTTTTACCGGGAGCTTTAACGGACTTCTATGACAAAACAAATGATACTTTGTCGTATAAATTAACGACAAAAGAACTTGAAGATTACGGGAATATAGTTTTAAATTTAAAGAACGTAAAACGATTTCCTATAATTGTTGAATTGACCAATAAAAAAGGAGATATGGTTCTTGCGAGTCAATATTCTGAAAAAGAAACGAGGTTTGTATTTGATCTCGTTGAACCGAATTCGTTTACTGTAAGAGTTATTTACGACGATAATAAAAATAAAATCTACGACGCCGGAAACTTTTTAAAGAAAGAATACGCCGAAGAAGTCAACTATTATCAGGAAGAATTTGATGTTAGATCAAACTGGGAT
This genomic interval carries:
- a CDS encoding DUF177 domain-containing protein, whose amino-acid sequence is MSKTKEFLIPFIGLKLGKHHFEYQISNTFFENFDYDEFQSSDIKVGLVLDKKSNMLELEFKHKGTVNVPCDLTGEDFDLPIKGKMKLIVRFGDEFNNDNEELLILPHGEHEIDVIQYIYEMIALSVPLKRVHPGVKDGTLQSEALSKLNELKVKEVKEESKQEEDIDPRWDKLKKLLTDK
- the mce gene encoding methylmalonyl-CoA epimerase, which produces MVNKIEHIGIAVKNMDDANVLFEKLLGVPSYKEEKVESEGVLTSFFQTGTNKIELLMATNPESPIAKFLEKKGEGIHHIAFDVTDIYAEIERLKNEGFVLINEVPKKGADNKLVVFLHPKNTNGVLVELCQEIQ
- the pdxA gene encoding 4-hydroxythreonine-4-phosphate dehydrogenase PdxA, which translates into the protein MNKKAENIIVGISIGDLNGIGSEVILKTFEDSRMLEMCTPVIFANAKILSFVKKSFTSTVQFHGVDKLDQVLPGKVNVFNLWKEGVDINLGKNDEKIGEYAIKSFVAATKALKEGTIDVLVTAPINKYNIQSEGFKFPGHTDYLDQELEGNALMMMVQDNLRVGLLTDHVPLSEVSSHLTEKLITRKIETVRKSLIQDFSIVKPKIAVLGLNPHAGDGGVIGKEDDLILKPTLKKIFDAGTMVFGPFPADGFFGSGQYEKYDAIVATYHDQGLIPFKTLSFGKGVNYTAGLNKVRTSPDHGTAYDIAGKDMADFNSFKEAVYLAIDIFNSRNQYEEISKKPLKIKEKQL
- a CDS encoding riboflavin synthase, which produces MFTGIIETLGRIHEIQKEQGNLHITVDSSITNELKIDQSVSHNGICLTVVAIKDSFYTVTAIDETILKTNIGDWKTGDIVNLERGMKLGDRLDGHIVQGHVDQTGTCIKIEEANGSWNYTFEYDKNLSNITIEKGSITVNGVSLTVVNSKTNEFSVSIIPYTYEHTNFKDFKTGTKINLEFDVVGKYISRLYSINK
- the accB gene encoding acetyl-CoA carboxylase biotin carboxyl carrier protein, whose amino-acid sequence is MDLKEIQNLIKFVANSGVAEVKLEMDDVKITIRTTLEGNVTETTYVQQLPAQAALPQAVAPQQTAPVVVNVNSEAAAPAEDSKFITIKSPIIGTFYRKPSPDKPVFTEVGSTIAKGDVLCVIEAMKLFNEIESEVSGKIVKILVDDMSPVEFDQPLFLVDPS
- the rpmF gene encoding 50S ribosomal protein L32 yields the protein MAHPKRKISKTRRDKRRTHYKATVAQIATCPITGEAHLYHRAYWHEGKMYYRGQVVIDKSVAVA
- a CDS encoding beta-ketoacyl-ACP synthase III; amino-acid sequence: MNTITAAITAVGGYVPDFVLSNKVLETMVDTNDEWITTRTGIKERRILKDADKGTSFLAIKAAQDLIAKANIDPLEIDMIIMATATADMPVASTGVFVATQIGATNAFAYDLQAACSSFLYGMSTAAAYVQSGRYKKVLLIGADKMSSIVDYTDRATCIIFGDGAGAVLFEPNYEGLGLQDEYLRSDGVGRDFLKISAGGSLIPTTEETVKNKLHNIVQDGKTVFKFAVTNMADASELILKRNNLTNEDVNWLVPHQANRRIIDATASRMELEDSKVLVNIEKYGNTTSATLPLVLNDFEHLLKKGDNIIFAAFGGGFTWGSIYLKWAYDKK
- the accC gene encoding acetyl-CoA carboxylase biotin carboxylase subunit, whose translation is MFKKILIANRGEIALRVIRTCKEMGIKTVAVYSTADAESLHVKFADEAVCIGPPPSNLSYLKMSNIIAAAEITNADAIHPGYGFLSENAKFSKICQEHGIKFIGAAPEMIDKMGDKASAKATMKAAGVPCVPGSDGLLESFEQTQKLAKEFGYPVMLKATAGGGGKGMRAVWKEDELLKAWESARQEAAAAFGNDGMYMEKLIEEPRHIEIQVVGDSYGKACHLSERDCSVQRRHQKLTEETPSPFMTDELRAAMGEAAVKAAEFIKYEGAGTVEFLVDKHRNFYFMEMNTRIQVEHPITEQVIDYDLIREQIMVAAGIPISGKNYLPQLHAIECRINAEDPYNDFRPSPGKITTLHMPGGHGVRLDTHVYSGYSIPPNYDSMIAKLITTAQSREEAISKMRRALDEFVIEGVKTTIPFHRQLMDDPRYIAGDYTTAFMDTFKMNPIE